A single Oryza brachyantha chromosome 8, ObraRS2, whole genome shotgun sequence DNA region contains:
- the LOC102713109 gene encoding plant cysteine oxidase 1-like, whose product MAVAFPPHIMVLNKMQRLYDACDLVFSSPAAGASPTIGEIRWLQRLLDGMEAADVGIDDGESPSSSSSSSSSDDELSSKDGRLLPARAFTRITYVHIHQCADFSMGVFCFPAGATLPLHDHPEMVVLSKLLYGSVRVRSYDWVTPPPPFSTARKSGLARVVAADEVLHAPCKTSVLFPHSGGNMHAFTAVTPCAILDVLTPPYSEELGRPSTYFNDIPIPSLPGFAFLEETDLPEDFSVAGAPYLGPELELVVNTDDDEEDDDYDDYDE is encoded by the exons ATGGCCGTGGCGTTCCCGCCTCACATCATGGTGCTGAACAAGATGCAGCGGCTGTACGACGCGTGCGATCTGGTcttctcgtcgccggcggccggggcgTCGCCGACCATCGGGGAGATCAGGTGGCTGCAACGCCTCCTCG ATGGCATGGAGGCGGCGGACGTCGGGATCGATGATGGCgagtcaccgtcgtcgtcgtcgtcgtcgtcgtcgtcggacgaTGAGCTGAGCTCGAAGGACGGCCGGCTCCTGCCGGCGCGGGCGTTCACGCGGATCACCTACGTGCACATACACCAGTGCGCCGATTTCTCG ATGGGCGTGTTCTGCTTTCCTGCGGGAGCGACGCTGCCGCTGCACGACCACCCGGAGATGGTGGTTTTGAGCAAGCTCCTGTACGGCTCGGTGCGGGTCAGGTCGTACGATTGGgtcaccccgccgccgccgttctccaCAGCACGAAAGA GTGGTTTGGCCAGGGTGGTGGCAGCCGACGAGGTCCTGCACGCGCCGTGCAAGACGTCCGTGCTGTTCCCGCACAGCGGCGGCAACATGCACGCCTTCACCGCCGTCACGCCGTGCGCGATCCTCGACGTGCTCACGCCGCCGTACTCGGAGGAGCTCGGCCGGCCGTCGACCTACTTCAACGACATCCCCATCCCGTCTCTACCAG GTTTTGCATTTCTGGAAGAGACCGACTTGCCGGAGGACTTCAGCGTTGCGGGGGCACCATACCTCGGCCCCGAGCTTGAGCTTGTGGTTAATACggatgatgatgaagaagacgACGATTACGATGATTATGACGAGTAG
- the LOC102713387 gene encoding 14-3-3-like protein GF14-A, with translation MAAAAGGGTREEMVYMAKLAEQAERYEEMVEFMEKVVTAAAAGGGGELTVEERNLLSVAYKNVIGARRASWRIVSSIEQKEEGRGAGGHAAAARAYRGRVEAELSNICAGILRLLDERLVPAAVAVDAKVFYLKMKGDYHRYLAEFKTGAERKDAADATLAAYQAAQDIAMKELSPTHPIRLGLALNFSVFYYEILNSPDRACTLAKQAFDEAISELDTLGEESYKDSTLIMQLLRDNLTLWTSDMQDDGGDEMRDATKPDDEQ, from the exons atggcggcggcggcgggaggtggGACGAGGGAGGAGATGGTGTACATGGCGAAGCTGGCGGAGCAGGCGGAGCGGTACGAGGAGATGGTGGAGTTCAtggagaaggtggtgacggcggcggcggcgggagggggaggggagctgACGGTGGAGGAGAGGAACCTGCTGTCCGTGGCGTACAAGAACGTCatcggcgcgcggcgcgcgtcGTGGCGCATCGTGTCCTCCATCGAGCAGAAGGAGGAAGGGCGCGGGGCGGGCgggcacgcggcggcggcgcgcgcctaCCGCGGCCGCGTCGAGGCGGAGCTCTCCAACATCTGCGCGGGGATACTCCGCCTCCTCGACGAGCGCCTCGTCCCCGCCGCGGTGGCCGTCGACGCCAAGGTCTTCTACCTCAAGATGAAGGGCGACTACCACCGCTACCTCGCCGAGTTCAAGACCGGAGCCGAGCGCAaggacgccgccgacgccaccctcgccgcctaCCAGGCCGCGCAG GACATAGCCATGAAGGAGCTGTCGCCGACGCACCCCATCAGACTGGGGCTTGCTCTCAACTTCTCCGTGTTCTACTACGAGATCCTCAACTCGCCGGACCGCGCGTGCACGCTCGCCAAGCAG GCCTTCGACGAAGCTATTTCGGAACTGGATACCCTTGGGGAAGAATCCTACAAGGACAGCACCCTGATCATGCAGCTTCTTCGCGACAATCTCACTTTGTGGACATCTGATATGCAG GACGATGGCGGCGATGAAATGAGGGATGCAACCAAGCCCGACGATGAGCAGTAG